ATGCACAGCTTCCAGGTCAccacatcttcgttccctgctctatgcggaatcttCCTTAAAGGGTGCTGTCTTCCCATACATAGTTTGCGAACTTATGAAGATGTGCCTTTATTTTCTCTTGCATTTCCGTGATCCAGTTGCACTCTGCTTTGGCCTCTGTCTCCTGCGTTCTTCACAGTATCTCTGGTGTCGTGACCACAAACTCTGGTAGAACCTTAACTTGATAGCGCATATGCCACCACGTTTAACTGAGCCCCTTTAGGGTCCGGCTTAAGTACGAATTGTATCCTGCGTAAGAATTGAGCCTGGTGCTGGCcccgtttgcaggatgaacatttttccaaagtcATGGCACGCCCTAACTGGGTCTGTGACGAATCTTGCTTTCACCTGGGCTATGGCTGTTACCTTTCTGAGTCCGTAGCCATCTCTTAGTTTGTGAAGCGGTGCTCTAGGTGCAGTAGTTCTTGCTTGAAGAATTGGTTCATTCTCGGCTTATCCTTAGGTTCGCGTTCTTTAAGTGGCGTAACTCTTCCCTCAGGTTTCTTTTGAGTTCGCCTAGGATGCGaccaatcacgatgatgtctTCTTGGTACCCAGAGGCATGTAAggacatttccggtccaatccCCAGGTCCAgtgcccgttgaaatgtgtaCTATGCGAAGTTTAATCCAAACAGCATCACTcgccattggaacagccctttcctTGGAACCGACATGATTCTTCCAAAAGGAATTTGCCAGGCCCGCTCGCTTCTCTGCGGCTgagatcgctggccatttctcgctctctggcagcattccaTGCTTCTAATTCCTACtcttccgcacatccagcagaacagcagcctcttgcccaatggtTAAGTCCAGCGCACCTGGGACAGGCTTCTTGCGGATTAGCACCTAGTTGCCCCCGGGTGTCGCTCCGTTGTGTCTCTGTGCATTGACTAGCGGCCTCCATAGGGTTGTGTTCTGTCGCCTGGACTGGACCGGGTTAAATTGTTCCAACTTCACCCGAGCCTGATGTTTGCCTGACCATGATTGCAAATTTCGCAAAGTATCCCCTTGGCAGGAAGTATGCATAGAAAGTCTCCACGAATTCGGCCCAAGTTCTCCACTGTCTgctattaaaaattaaccATTTTAGAGCTTTCCCCAGCATCCATTCCGGAATTtctcggggaatcatgtttaCCTCCAAGCCCTACGTGTTTGCGGACCACTCCatctgctccaggaattcgtAATATCTCCTCCGTCAAAGCGGAAAGACCATTCCCTGACTTGTTTTGCGATTTCGGGTCGCGTAATCCGtttggctgggcctgggtctttctggacttAGCCTTATCTCCCTTCATGACTCTCTTGTTGACCTTCCTGCTGCATTTCCTGCATGCTTAGAAATGCAATGAGGTTCAGGTttatgcttggacctggtATATCTGAATAAGCTGCTTCTAATTCTGCCCAGCAGGACAGCTGTAGAACAGTAAGCGTCTGCGTGCCAGATTAAGCAACGGTACCACGCTGTACTTCGGGCCAGGCTAACGGTAAAACagtggatccggagactggagacatcaAGGAATAACGGTTAAAGAAGGCCTAGATAAGCATACTGAACGCTAAACgctggacagtcaaggagacCGAGAATACAAGTGAACAACGCGAATCAACGAAATGAGAAAAGAAACTTCAGCCGTGAGAGTCAGCAAGTAGCATGGTCGCTACGTCGAGACAAGGaatctccgaactgagacacaggtagctgagATCCAATTAGACAAAGCAGGGCCCAGGCGGTCCCAATCCTAGCAAGGACCCGAGTGAGCCCGGTCGACTGAGTCGGAGATTCCGAGGGAACAAAACTGCCTACCTCCGATATACCtcagaaaagaaaatatgatCAATACAATTAAAGTTTTATCGattattacaaattttgaaattaaattgaaggAGAAACTACAAGTAccgaatataaatatatgtgtttTCTTTGAATAACCCACCTTTACCAACCCAGTAGGTAAGTGGTTTAGTGGcacttaaaattttaataaaacaatttgtattaataaaaCTTGGatattcttattttatttattaaattatctgATTAGTGttctaaatatgtatttaatatgaTATTTTACAATTAAGTTGAGTAAATACAGCAAAAACACTTTTGCTAAAggaatataagtaaatataatttaaactttgaatttatttatgtatttttaattactttaataatgaaaatacaaCCAATTTTATAGTTGTTTTCTAACCATGTCTGAAAGCATTGCAGATTCATTACTAGACATAACGGCACCGCTGGAATCGTTAGCACTATATAATGTGCTTGTTCCACGCTGAATGGTTCTGTCCTCATAGCGAGTACGTCCCTGTGAAGCCATCGGTCTATTTAGTGTATTGTTTACGTTATTTGGTGAACTTGGTGGAGTATTATGTGCAGTATAATGTTTACTAACAAAATCTTGCTCTTTccatccattttttttataaacgtCTCGCAAATCATTATGTTGCCACATGGTGTATAAAACTTGACTTGCAAATTTCAACACACAAGAGGTATATTTTTCTTTCCGTTTTGTTATGTTCATAAGTCTATCTATCCCACCTGAATCCAACAAGGAACGGGAAAACTCcggatttttttttataacctCATTAATTGTTGCTAATACAGCTGTGATTGTATCATCTGATGTATTTTGGTCATGTTGTACATTTCCAGATGGAAGTTTTTGGACTAAGTCACGCATTGCGTACTTTCCAATTAGTTCTTTGTTGCGTTGATCTATAGCCAAATTGCGTAGTGCTGTAGCGACTGCACAAACTACGCGATCCACTTCCATTCTTAGAAGCTCAACAAGTATCGGTAGACCTTTTTCCTTACGCACTGTTGCGCGAATATCAATACTAGGTTGCCAATAACATGCAGACAAATTTTGAATTGCTCCAGCAGCGGCTTCAAGTGTTTCCGGATTAGAACAACTTTGCAACAATGACAAATAGTATTGAACTACTTCAGGTTGCCATAATTGCTCGTATCccttgtttaatttgttatatgtTACAAAACTTTTAGAATATTCAGCCGAAATATTATATTCGTTGAGAGTATCGGAATTattagcttcttttttttttttatttgttccaAAACAGCCCAAATTGTCTCctgaaaaaaaggaaataattataaaattatatatttgcaaaatttgaaattaaagagtataattttaaaattgtatcttcattaatttttttaaaattctttttgtcaaaattttacGTAAGGcactaataaaaaattccTTTGAAATATAAAGGGCTTATATCAGGTTTTGGGACGAAAGattgttttgctttcgataatacaaatatattaaaatttactCATTCTGCTGGCTACAAGAtataaaaagtacaaaaaagtTAGAAAAAATCAGTATAGCAAGTATAGTTGTAAAACGGTTAACTAGGTTAAGGGGTTTATAAGCTATGGATGGAATTTAGCTTTTTAAATCTGTTTGCCTTATTAACCATTCCTTTTCctaaagtaataaaataataggaaaatatattgcaaGTAATGAAAAATTAAGCAGATGGGCATATGTAACCGGAATAACTCGCTTATAAACTATCATTACCTAGAACTACTGAAGTTATTGGATCAGACATTTACTGTGATAATATATTGTGGTGATGCATGCTAAGAGGAGCTCGGATCTATTAAGTCTGAAGAGTCCCAAGTTCGGCAAACCAAGGGAGCTTAAATtcacaaatgtattttttaggtTTGAGCTACGGTTTGAGCTAAAAAATGTCTATTTTGCAGTACATTTTTAGGAAAAAGAAGGGAGTTCTTTTTAATtccatataatatttatttaaagacacaagtgaaaattgaaatttaacaaatttcaaatttcaaagATCTTGTAGAAGATCTGACATCGTAGATTGTGTAAGCTATACTGGCCACTAAAAGACTAAAACAGTCTAAattaaacaaaccaaacattttttttttatcgacGA
This genomic stretch from Drosophila teissieri strain GT53w chromosome 2L, Prin_Dtei_1.1, whole genome shotgun sequence harbors:
- the LOC122611937 gene encoding catenin delta-2-like isoform X5, with product MSSCEDLKRSIIDEALVAVVCSVIKPHSGWDAVCCGETCFSTVFRNASGVLRNVSSAGEHARGCLRNCEHLVECLLYVVRTSIEKNNIGNKTVENCVCILRNLSYRCQEVDDPNYDKHPFITPERVIPTSSKGDNLGCFGTNKKKKEANNSDTLNEYNISAEYSKSFVTYNKLNKGYEQLWQPEVVQYYLSLLQSCSNPETLEAAAGAIQNLSACYWQPSIDIRATVRKEKGLPILVELLRMEVDRVVCAVATALRNLAIDQRNKELIGKYAMRDLVQKLPSGNVQHDQNTSDDTITAVLATINEVIKKNPEFSRSLLDSGGIDRLMNITKRKEKYTSCVLKFASQVLYTMWQHNDLRDVYKKNGWKEQDFVSKHYTAHNTPPSSPNNVNNTLNRPMASQGRTRYEDRTIQRGTSTLYSANDSSGAVMSSNESAMLSDMVRKQL